ACAAAATAAAAGAAGCGACAGAGACGCTGACCAAGCTCGTCGACGAGCTGGCTACTCTCATGTACAATCAGTCGCAAGCCGAGGCAAGTGAGGCCAAGAGCGGTGAACAACAGGGCGACGACACTATCGATGCCGATTTCTACGATGTAGATAAGAAGTAGTAATTAATACTAGGGGGTTTCGCTAAACCCCCTTCTTTTAGATTTTAGGGGGGGTCGCACGATGGCCAAGCGAGACTACTATGAAGTACTAGGCATTCCTAGGTCAGCTGAAGAAACAGAAATCAAAAAAGCCTACCGCAAGTTAGCGCGGCAGTACCATCCTGATGTCAACCCCGATGATTCCTCTGCCGCCGAAAAGTTCAAAGAAGTAACTGAGGCCTACGAAATTTTAAGCGATAACGACAAGCGGGCCACCTACGATCGCCACGGGCATGCGGCCTTTGAGCAGGGCGGCGGGCAGGGCCCCTTTGGCGGTGGCTTCACGGGGGACTTTAGTGGTTTTGGTGGCATGGACGACATCATGGACATGATGTTTGGCGGGGGCATGCGTCGACAGCGCACAGGGCCAGAAAAGGGCCCCGACTTGCAGTATGAGCTCGAGATCGATTTTGTCGATGCCGCTTTAGGCAAAGAAGTAGAACTTGAGATTCCCCGCACCGAAGCCTGTGATACTTGTAACGGCAGTGGCGCAAAGCCTGGCACTAAGCCCGAAACCTGTGCCACTTGCAAGGGTTCAGGTCAGGTGAGTTTTGCGCAGAACACCATATTGGGGCGCATAAATTCGGTGCGCACTTGCGACCGTTGCCACGGTACCGGCAAGATTATTAGCTCACCCTGTGCTGCCTGCGCTGGCAGGGGAGCCGTGCGCAGGCGTCGCAAAGTGGCCGTTAAGATTCCGCCTGGGGTAGATACGGGCACACGTCTGCGCCTGAGTGGCGAGGGTGAGGCTGGTCAGCGTGGCGGCCCGCCCGGCGATCTCTTTGTGTTGCTGCGTGTGCGTGCACACCCTGTTTTTAGGCGCCAGGGCGCAGATTTACTCCTCGATGTCCATATCTCCTTCCCTAAGGCTGCCCTAGGGGGCAAAACTCAAGTTAAGATTATTGGCGATGAACTGGTCGAAGTTGCCATTGCCCCAGGTACGCAGAGCGGTGCGGTTTTGCGCCAGAAGGGCAAGGGGCTCACTAAGCTTGGTAGCGTCTACAAGGGAGACTTAGTGGTGACCATCGTGGTAGATACACCCAAAAAATTGTCTAGCAAAGAAAAAGATCTCCTAAAACAGCTGGCAGAAGCGATGGGCGAGGTCGTTGACGATAAGGGAATCTTAGGTCGGGTGCGAGACGCATTACGCTAGGAGGTCAGCTGATGAAGTGGATGGAGATTACCGTTGTGACGAGCCAAGAGGCCAAAGAAGCGGTGGCAGACGTCTTTTACCGGGCCGGCGCTAATGGCGTCGTGGTCGAAGATGCCTCGCTACCCATTTTGGCAGATGATGTGGAGGATTACTCTCTCATCTCTGTGCCCGACATCCCCTTAGAAGAGGTACGGGTTACGGCCTACTTGCCCCTCTTGGAGGTGACGCCAGGCTTCGTTGAGGAAATACGCTTGGCCGTGGCGGCCCTAGCCGACTTTGGTCTTGACCCTAGTCCGGCAGAAGTCCTTATTAACGAAGTAGCCGAAGAAGATTGGGCTACAGCCTGGAAGCAGTACTACCAGCCGATCATTGTGGGGGAGAAACTGGTCATCAAACCATCCTGGGATACCTTTGTCCCTAGCGGAAACCCCGCTATTGTCGATTTAGATCCTGGTATGGCCTTTGGTACCGGTAATCACGCGACCACCATGATGTGCCTCGAGTTTTTACACGAAGAAGACTTAGCCGGTAAGCGGGTGCTAGACATGGGGTGCGGTTCCGGCATTCTGTCGCTGGCAGCGGCAAAACTAGGTGCAAAATCTGTGCTCGCCTTAGACTACGACCCTCTGGCGGTCAAGGTGGCACTTGAAAACGTCCTACACAACAAGCTGCAATCGAGAATAGAGGTCAAAGAGAGCGACCTTTTCGCTGCCGCGCGGGGCACCTATGATCTAGTCGTCGCCAATATTATTGCGCGCGTAGTAGTCGACCTCATAGCGTCGCTTGAGAAGTACCTGGCTCCGAATGGTGTTTTCTTGGCCTCTGGCATTATACGCGACAAATTAGAGGCCGTGTTGTCAGCGCTTGACGCGCATGGCTTCAAGGTGCGTAGCGTGTCCGAGCAGGGCGAGTGGGTAGCTCTCACTGCCATACGCAAGGCTAACTAGTATGCCGCGCTTTGTTTTTGCAGCTACAGAGGTTGGCAAGGGCAAAATTACGGGCGACGAAGCTCACCATGTGCTCAGGGTGCACCGCCACAAGGTGGGTGACACCATTGCTGTCGCCGACGGTAGTGCACTCTATGTTGCCAGAATCAGCGCGGTCGAAGGCGGAGAAGTGTGGCTCGACTTAGGTGAAGCCATGCCAAGCAAAGAGTCACCGCTACGGGTTACGCTCTACCAAGGGCTCCTCAAGGCCGATCTCTTTGATTACACCATCGTCAAGGCCGTAGAACTTGGCGTGCATAGCATCGTGCCGCTACTGTGCGAGCGTACAGTAGTACGCTTGACGCAGGCTAAAGCGCATGAGAAAGTGTCGCGCTGGCAACGCCTAGCCGCCGAGGCCGCCAAGCAATGCGGACGGGCTGTAGTACCCATAGTACACCCGCCTCTGCCTCTGCCAGAGGCCTGGCACAACGAGACCGCTTCTCTTAAGCTTATCGCTTACGAGGGTGGGGGGCACCCCCTCAAAGAAGCCTTAAGG
This genomic window from Bacillota bacterium contains:
- the prmA gene encoding 50S ribosomal protein L11 methyltransferase, yielding MKWMEITVVTSQEAKEAVADVFYRAGANGVVVEDASLPILADDVEDYSLISVPDIPLEEVRVTAYLPLLEVTPGFVEEIRLAVAALADFGLDPSPAEVLINEVAEEDWATAWKQYYQPIIVGEKLVIKPSWDTFVPSGNPAIVDLDPGMAFGTGNHATTMMCLEFLHEEDLAGKRVLDMGCGSGILSLAAAKLGAKSVLALDYDPLAVKVALENVLHNKLQSRIEVKESDLFAAARGTYDLVVANIIARVVVDLIASLEKYLAPNGVFLASGIIRDKLEAVLSALDAHGFKVRSVSEQGEWVALTAIRKAN
- the dnaJ gene encoding molecular chaperone DnaJ; this translates as MAKRDYYEVLGIPRSAEETEIKKAYRKLARQYHPDVNPDDSSAAEKFKEVTEAYEILSDNDKRATYDRHGHAAFEQGGGQGPFGGGFTGDFSGFGGMDDIMDMMFGGGMRRQRTGPEKGPDLQYELEIDFVDAALGKEVELEIPRTEACDTCNGSGAKPGTKPETCATCKGSGQVSFAQNTILGRINSVRTCDRCHGTGKIISSPCAACAGRGAVRRRRKVAVKIPPGVDTGTRLRLSGEGEAGQRGGPPGDLFVLLRVRAHPVFRRQGADLLLDVHISFPKAALGGKTQVKIIGDELVEVAIAPGTQSGAVLRQKGKGLTKLGSVYKGDLVVTIVVDTPKKLSSKEKDLLKQLAEAMGEVVDDKGILGRVRDALR
- a CDS encoding 16S rRNA (uracil(1498)-N(3))-methyltransferase — its product is MPRFVFAATEVGKGKITGDEAHHVLRVHRHKVGDTIAVADGSALYVARISAVEGGEVWLDLGEAMPSKESPLRVTLYQGLLKADLFDYTIVKAVELGVHSIVPLLCERTVVRLTQAKAHEKVSRWQRLAAEAAKQCGRAVVPIVHPPLPLPEAWHNETASLKLIAYEGGGHPLKEALRGPGAHSSVACVIGTEGGFSTEEVAMAKHYGFLPVTLGPRILRAETAPLALLSVIMYELGDLG